Proteins encoded by one window of Dioscorea cayenensis subsp. rotundata cultivar TDr96_F1 chromosome 20, TDr96_F1_v2_PseudoChromosome.rev07_lg8_w22 25.fasta, whole genome shotgun sequence:
- the LOC120251386 gene encoding AAA-ATPase At3g50940-like, whose amino-acid sequence MGLGGNIFAVVMSLAGSAMAVQTCINNLVPEEFRRSFVSSLINNIQSLLCQELTIVIEEKDKYNLNDVHQAAMAYLSFKVSSSMNKIKVKKHFDDKNLIVSLGAGEDVIDVFEGIKFRWCLHYPSKQRRSFEDNGTSNDSSYFELSFHKKLKDKALDVYIPSILEWWQKFKMEDKKLQLFANDYDEWISINHNHPSTFETMAMELDLKQIVMEDLTNFVNRKDYYRKIGKAWKRGYLLYGPPGTGKSSLICAMANFLKFDIYGLDLAGVRNAATLKSLLIETSNKSIIVIEDIDCSVPLQNRNSEDIDDNDTKVTLSSLLNLVDGLWSSCGEEKIIVFTTNYKERLDPALLRPGRMDMHIYMGYCSPCMFRILTSNYHDVNDHPLFEKIETLIQDVEVTPATVAEELMRSNDCDIALGRLLNFLRCKKQEKLEAGEVDTRSEIID is encoded by the exons ATGGGATTGGGAGGAAATATTTTTGCGGTGGTTATGTCTCTGGCAGGCTCAGCAATGGCGGTACAAACCTGCATCAATAATTTAGTACCTGAAGAATTTCGGCGTTCCTTTGTTTCATCTCTTATTAACAATATTCAAAGCCTGTTATGCCAAGAGCTTACCATTGTGATTGAAGAGAAAGATAAATACAACTTAAACGATGTGCACCAAGCAGCAATGGCCTATCTCAGTTTCAAGGTATCATCTTCCATGAACAAAATCAAGGTGAAAAAACATTTCGACGATAAGAACTTGATCGTATCGTTAGGCGCGGGCGAGGACGTGATCGATGTGTTTGAAGGCATAAAATTTAGATGGTGTTTGCACTATCCGAGTAAACAACGTAGGAGCTTCGAAGATAATGGTACTAGTAATGATTCAAGCTACTTTGAACTCTCATTCCACAAGAAACTCAAGGACAAGGCTTTAGATGTTTATATTCCATCAATATTGGAGTGGTGgcagaaattcaaaatggaaGATAAGAAGTTACAACTCTTCGCCAATGATTATGATGAGTGGATTTCCATCAATCACAATCACCCTTCCACATTTGAGACAATGGCCATGGAACTTGATCTCAAGCAAATTGTGATGGAGGATTTGACTAATTTTGTGAACCGTAAGGACTATTATAGGAAGATCGGTAAAGCTTGGAAACGTGGTTATTTGTTATATGGACCACCGGGTACCGGTAAATCTAGTTTGATCTGTGCCATGGCCAACTTCCTCAAGTTTGACATCTATGGGCTAGATCTTGCTGGAGTTAGAAACGCTGCAACTCTCAAGAGTTTATTGATTGAGACATCAAACAAGTCTATAATTGTGATTGAGGATATCGATTGCTCTGTGCCGTTGCAGAACAGAAATAGTGAGGATATAGATGACAATGATACAAAG GTGACTCTTTCTTCATTATTGAATCTTGTTGATGGGCTTTGGTCAAGCTGCGGTGAGGAGAAGATCATAGTGTTCACAACCAATTACAAAGAACGTCTTGACCCTGCATTGCTTCGGCCGGGAAGGATGGATATGCATATCTACATGGGGTATTGCAGCCCTTGCATGTTTAGGATCTTAACTTCCAACTACCATGATGTCAATGACCATcctttgtttgaaaaaattgaaacattGATCCAAGATGTTGAAGTCACTCCAGCTACTGTGGCGGAAGAATTAATGAGGAGCAATGATTGTGATATTGCGCTTGGAAGACTCCTTAACTTTCTCAGAtgcaagaaacaagaaaaattagaagCGGGCGAAGTTGATACAAGATCGGAAATCATTGATTGA
- the LOC120251258 gene encoding protein FAR1-RELATED SEQUENCE 5-like isoform X1 → MIFSCVPPGLDSFSESDFTDSCSESDIVEAAEDPSCRDARGEGLGQRRDAGNSQLEPKVGMVFRSEDEAYEFYNEYAKKKGFSVRKGHIARRSDGSVQSRSYLCSKEGTRQKHSSHVTRKPRALERTNCMARIEYKVDKDSIWVVSKVIIDHNHHLASASTSHMLKSQRKASNSKTRVSDGVDRAEGEAAEMVGDHGVENVGFINRHRSSCLNTKRGRDLERGDAQMLFEFLKGKQLEDPSFFYAIQLDEMDRMTNFFWADSQSVDNYSYFGDVVSLDTLYRLNKSEVPFALFTGVNHHKQICVFGAAVLLDESVESFVWLFNAFMAAMSGRQPRTIFTDHCASIANAISMVLTNTCHRICLWHILQNAEKQLSSVYNIKPNLSKEFKTFLYEAGSKDDFYAGWNNLINKYDLGGNQWLRELFGIQEKWALVYQGNSFSATMTTPQWSESMLTLFKLNLNIKLPLSKIIELYQKALIQLREKELLEDYKSRTTKPVLLVDMPMLNEAAESYTRLIYMDFEDQFKSQIACVCQPVAIDETLCTFRVSLPNEHTYWLVEFHPTDAIVLCSCKKFETMGILCMHALKVLNINNVLNLSSQYILKRWTKFANEGPLDSEGSASLALRYNQVYRKMITAVDKIVASKDALEVFERGFDKLIMEVENVIHGPPKIVESESQIDQSHAITERKKKRKTHYINNSTEANTSHDVVQSKGCNVGGMDQMVHGASHLKHYDQKVVSSLHDAVPSNPASLMGGASLSTNKDNVDPSIGSQGAGNSKETQIAAKDSVGGPMQIMCGQPANLNNCTVETYPNVVVYRFHSDQPIHFTVPNRRKSMPHNHKLGSSKGN, encoded by the exons ATGATTTTTTCTTGTGTTCCTCCAGGGCTGGATTCCTTCAGCGAGAGTGATTTCACTGACTCTTGCTCGGAGAGCGACATTGTCGAGGCAGCGGAAGATCCTTCTTGCCGTGATGCCCGCGGCGAGGGTTTGGGGCAGCGGAGGGATGCTGGGAATTCGCAATTGGAGCCGAAGGTCGGTATGGTTTTCCGTTCTGAAGATGAGGCGTACGAGTTCTACAATGAGTATGCGAAGAAGAAAGGGTTCAGTGTGCGCAAGGGCCACATTGCGAGGAGAAGCGATGGTAGTGTTCAGTCTCGGAGCTATTTGTGTAGCAAGGAAGGCACCCGGCAGAAGCATAGCTCTCATGTAACCAGAAAGCCGCGAGCTTTGGAGAGGACGAATTGTATGGCTAGAATTGAGTATAAGGTTGATAAGGACAGTATTTGGGTTGTGAGCAAGGTTATTATTGATCACAATCACCACCTTGCCAGCGCAAGCACGTCACATATGTTGAAATCACAACGAAAGGCGTCAAACAGCAAAACTAGAGTCAGTGATGGGGTGGATAGGGCCGAAGGGGAGGCTGCGGAAATGGTTGGTGACCATGGTGTTGAGAATGTGGGATTTATCAATAGGCATCGGAGCAGTTGTTTGAACACTAAGCGAGGCAGAGATCTTGAGAGGGGTGATGCGCAAATGCTTTTTGAATTTCTGAAAGGGAAGCAATTGGAGGACCCTTCCTTCTTTTATGCGATTCAGCTTGATGAGATGGATCGGATGACCAATTTCTTTTGGGCAGACTCACAATCGGTTGACAATTACTCTTACTTTGGTGATGTGGTCTCATTAGATACTTTGTACAGGTTGAACAAGTCTGAAGTTCCTTTCGCTCTGTTTACTGGTGTCAACCATCATAAGCAGATTTGTGTGTTTGGCGCTGCTGTGCTGTTGGATGAAAGTGTGGAGTCgtttgtttggttgttcaaTGCATTTATGGCGGCGATGTCTGGGCGACAACCAAGGACTATCTTTACTGATCATTGTGCATCCATCGCAAATGCAATCAGCATGGTATTAACTAATACCTGCCATCGCATTTGTTTGTGGCATATACTTCAGAATGCTGAAAAACAACTTTCATCTGTCTACAATATTAAACCCAACCTTTCGAAGGAATTCAAGACTTTCTTGTATGAAGCTGGTTCAAAGGATGATTTTTATGCTGGGTGGAACAACTTGATTAATAAGTATGATCTTGGTGGTAACCAATGGCTACGGGAACTGTTTGGAATTCAAGAGAAATGGGCTTTAGTATATCAGGGGAATTCTTTTTCTGCTACCATGACAACACCACAATGGAGTGAGAGTATGCTTACTCTGTTCAAGTTGAACTTAAACATAAAATTGCCTCTTTCAAAAATCATTGAGCTTTATCAAAAGGCTCTGATTCAATTGCGTGAGAAGGAACTCTTGGAAGATTACAAATCCAGGACTACTAAGCCTGTATTGTTGGTTGATATGCCTATGCTGAATGAAGCTGCAGAATCATACACTCGGTTGATCTACATGGATTTTGAAGACCAGTTCAAAAGCCAAATTGCATGCGTCTGTCAACCAGTTGCTATTGATGAAACATTGTGCACTTTCAGAGTTTCCCTTCCCAATGAACATACCTACTGGCTTGTGGAATTCCACCCTACAGATGCTATAGTTCTTTGCAGTTGCAAGAAGTTTGAGACTATGGGCATTCTTTGCATGCATGCACTGAAAGTCCTTAACATTAATAATGTTCTGAACCTGTCATCTCAATACATACTGAAAAGGTGGACAAAATTTGCAAATGAAGGGCCACTTGATTCTGAGGGATCAGCAAGTTTGGCTTTGCGTTATAACCAGGTTTACCGCAAGATGATCACTGCAGTGGACAAAATTGTAGCTTCCAAAGATGCATTGGAGGTTTTTGAGCGTGGATTTGATAAGCTTATCATGGAAGTTGAGAATGTGATACATGGTCCTCCCAAAATTGTAGAAAGTGAAAGTCAAATAGATCAGTCACATGCGATAacagagaggaaaaaaaagagaaaaacacatTATATAAACAACTCAACTGAAGCAAATACCTCTCATGATGTAGTGCAAAGCAAAG GATGTAATGTTGGTGGAATGGATCAGATGGTTCATGGGGCATCACATCTTAAACATTATGATCAGAAAGTTGTCTCATCATTGCATGATGCTGTTCCTTCAAATCCTGCTAGTCTTATGGGAGGTGCATCATTGTCTACCAACAAG GATAATGTTGATCCCTCAATCGGATCTCAAGGGGCTGGCAATTCTAAGGAAACACAGATTGCTGCCAAGGATTCTGTTGGTGGCCCTATGCAAATCATGTGTGGCCAGCCAGCCAATCTAAATAACTGTACAGTTGAAACTTATCCAAATGTTGTTGTGTATCGCTTTCATAGTGATCAACCAATA CATTTTACAGTTCCAAACCGGCGGAAATCCATGCCTCACAATCACAAGCTTGGCAGCAGCAAAG GTAACTGA
- the LOC120251258 gene encoding protein FAR1-RELATED SEQUENCE 5-like isoform X2 yields MARNFNQGLDSFSESDFTDSCSESDIVEAAEDPSCRDARGEGLGQRRDAGNSQLEPKVGMVFRSEDEAYEFYNEYAKKKGFSVRKGHIARRSDGSVQSRSYLCSKEGTRQKHSSHVTRKPRALERTNCMARIEYKVDKDSIWVVSKVIIDHNHHLASASTSHMLKSQRKASNSKTRVSDGVDRAEGEAAEMVGDHGVENVGFINRHRSSCLNTKRGRDLERGDAQMLFEFLKGKQLEDPSFFYAIQLDEMDRMTNFFWADSQSVDNYSYFGDVVSLDTLYRLNKSEVPFALFTGVNHHKQICVFGAAVLLDESVESFVWLFNAFMAAMSGRQPRTIFTDHCASIANAISMVLTNTCHRICLWHILQNAEKQLSSVYNIKPNLSKEFKTFLYEAGSKDDFYAGWNNLINKYDLGGNQWLRELFGIQEKWALVYQGNSFSATMTTPQWSESMLTLFKLNLNIKLPLSKIIELYQKALIQLREKELLEDYKSRTTKPVLLVDMPMLNEAAESYTRLIYMDFEDQFKSQIACVCQPVAIDETLCTFRVSLPNEHTYWLVEFHPTDAIVLCSCKKFETMGILCMHALKVLNINNVLNLSSQYILKRWTKFANEGPLDSEGSASLALRYNQVYRKMITAVDKIVASKDALEVFERGFDKLIMEVENVIHGPPKIVESESQIDQSHAITERKKKRKTHYINNSTEANTSHDVVQSKGCNVGGMDQMVHGASHLKHYDQKVVSSLHDAVPSNPASLMGGASLSTNKDNVDPSIGSQGAGNSKETQIAAKDSVGGPMQIMCGQPANLNNCTVETYPNVVVYRFHSDQPIHFTVPNRRKSMPHNHKLGSSKGN; encoded by the exons ATGGCTCGCAATTTCAATCAAG GGCTGGATTCCTTCAGCGAGAGTGATTTCACTGACTCTTGCTCGGAGAGCGACATTGTCGAGGCAGCGGAAGATCCTTCTTGCCGTGATGCCCGCGGCGAGGGTTTGGGGCAGCGGAGGGATGCTGGGAATTCGCAATTGGAGCCGAAGGTCGGTATGGTTTTCCGTTCTGAAGATGAGGCGTACGAGTTCTACAATGAGTATGCGAAGAAGAAAGGGTTCAGTGTGCGCAAGGGCCACATTGCGAGGAGAAGCGATGGTAGTGTTCAGTCTCGGAGCTATTTGTGTAGCAAGGAAGGCACCCGGCAGAAGCATAGCTCTCATGTAACCAGAAAGCCGCGAGCTTTGGAGAGGACGAATTGTATGGCTAGAATTGAGTATAAGGTTGATAAGGACAGTATTTGGGTTGTGAGCAAGGTTATTATTGATCACAATCACCACCTTGCCAGCGCAAGCACGTCACATATGTTGAAATCACAACGAAAGGCGTCAAACAGCAAAACTAGAGTCAGTGATGGGGTGGATAGGGCCGAAGGGGAGGCTGCGGAAATGGTTGGTGACCATGGTGTTGAGAATGTGGGATTTATCAATAGGCATCGGAGCAGTTGTTTGAACACTAAGCGAGGCAGAGATCTTGAGAGGGGTGATGCGCAAATGCTTTTTGAATTTCTGAAAGGGAAGCAATTGGAGGACCCTTCCTTCTTTTATGCGATTCAGCTTGATGAGATGGATCGGATGACCAATTTCTTTTGGGCAGACTCACAATCGGTTGACAATTACTCTTACTTTGGTGATGTGGTCTCATTAGATACTTTGTACAGGTTGAACAAGTCTGAAGTTCCTTTCGCTCTGTTTACTGGTGTCAACCATCATAAGCAGATTTGTGTGTTTGGCGCTGCTGTGCTGTTGGATGAAAGTGTGGAGTCgtttgtttggttgttcaaTGCATTTATGGCGGCGATGTCTGGGCGACAACCAAGGACTATCTTTACTGATCATTGTGCATCCATCGCAAATGCAATCAGCATGGTATTAACTAATACCTGCCATCGCATTTGTTTGTGGCATATACTTCAGAATGCTGAAAAACAACTTTCATCTGTCTACAATATTAAACCCAACCTTTCGAAGGAATTCAAGACTTTCTTGTATGAAGCTGGTTCAAAGGATGATTTTTATGCTGGGTGGAACAACTTGATTAATAAGTATGATCTTGGTGGTAACCAATGGCTACGGGAACTGTTTGGAATTCAAGAGAAATGGGCTTTAGTATATCAGGGGAATTCTTTTTCTGCTACCATGACAACACCACAATGGAGTGAGAGTATGCTTACTCTGTTCAAGTTGAACTTAAACATAAAATTGCCTCTTTCAAAAATCATTGAGCTTTATCAAAAGGCTCTGATTCAATTGCGTGAGAAGGAACTCTTGGAAGATTACAAATCCAGGACTACTAAGCCTGTATTGTTGGTTGATATGCCTATGCTGAATGAAGCTGCAGAATCATACACTCGGTTGATCTACATGGATTTTGAAGACCAGTTCAAAAGCCAAATTGCATGCGTCTGTCAACCAGTTGCTATTGATGAAACATTGTGCACTTTCAGAGTTTCCCTTCCCAATGAACATACCTACTGGCTTGTGGAATTCCACCCTACAGATGCTATAGTTCTTTGCAGTTGCAAGAAGTTTGAGACTATGGGCATTCTTTGCATGCATGCACTGAAAGTCCTTAACATTAATAATGTTCTGAACCTGTCATCTCAATACATACTGAAAAGGTGGACAAAATTTGCAAATGAAGGGCCACTTGATTCTGAGGGATCAGCAAGTTTGGCTTTGCGTTATAACCAGGTTTACCGCAAGATGATCACTGCAGTGGACAAAATTGTAGCTTCCAAAGATGCATTGGAGGTTTTTGAGCGTGGATTTGATAAGCTTATCATGGAAGTTGAGAATGTGATACATGGTCCTCCCAAAATTGTAGAAAGTGAAAGTCAAATAGATCAGTCACATGCGATAacagagaggaaaaaaaagagaaaaacacatTATATAAACAACTCAACTGAAGCAAATACCTCTCATGATGTAGTGCAAAGCAAAG GATGTAATGTTGGTGGAATGGATCAGATGGTTCATGGGGCATCACATCTTAAACATTATGATCAGAAAGTTGTCTCATCATTGCATGATGCTGTTCCTTCAAATCCTGCTAGTCTTATGGGAGGTGCATCATTGTCTACCAACAAG GATAATGTTGATCCCTCAATCGGATCTCAAGGGGCTGGCAATTCTAAGGAAACACAGATTGCTGCCAAGGATTCTGTTGGTGGCCCTATGCAAATCATGTGTGGCCAGCCAGCCAATCTAAATAACTGTACAGTTGAAACTTATCCAAATGTTGTTGTGTATCGCTTTCATAGTGATCAACCAATA CATTTTACAGTTCCAAACCGGCGGAAATCCATGCCTCACAATCACAAGCTTGGCAGCAGCAAAG GTAACTGA